The Pseudoalteromonas ruthenica genome has a window encoding:
- a CDS encoding MBL fold metallo-hydrolase has protein sequence MNNKSFMYKALMCLLWVVSFASSAQSYVIEQVKDNVYRFSAGHYHSVFMITDKGAFVTDPINADAAKWLKKAIHSRFGVAIKFMAYSHNHIDHTLGGEFLVDEQTTVVAHRYADEDMRWTKAPVRFADVTFTDSFTAELGQSSVQLSYFGPNNGRGNVSMHFMPANVMFVVDWVVLGRMPYKDLQGYDIHGMIRSTEQLLASHDFDILVGGHAQMGDKGDVRRYLAYLKTLYNSVRDALLAGHTLTKMQQQLHFPEFSHLPMYQQWRAQNIAGVYRTLIEESYFNFRPDVSVKENEH, from the coding sequence GCGCTCAGTCTTATGTGATTGAGCAAGTTAAAGATAACGTGTATCGATTTAGTGCAGGCCACTACCACAGCGTCTTTATGATCACTGATAAGGGGGCATTTGTCACTGATCCTATTAATGCTGATGCGGCGAAATGGCTGAAAAAGGCGATTCACTCTCGTTTTGGTGTTGCCATTAAGTTCATGGCCTACAGTCACAACCATATTGACCACACGCTCGGTGGCGAATTTCTGGTCGATGAACAGACTACCGTTGTTGCTCATCGTTATGCAGATGAGGACATGCGCTGGACCAAAGCTCCCGTGCGCTTTGCTGACGTTACCTTCACTGATTCTTTCACCGCTGAGCTTGGACAAAGCTCTGTACAGCTTAGTTATTTCGGCCCCAATAATGGGCGCGGCAATGTGAGTATGCATTTCATGCCTGCAAACGTTATGTTTGTGGTCGACTGGGTGGTGTTAGGTCGCATGCCTTATAAAGATCTGCAAGGTTATGATATCCACGGCATGATCCGCTCTACAGAGCAATTACTCGCAAGCCATGACTTTGATATTTTGGTAGGGGGACATGCACAAATGGGTGACAAGGGCGACGTGCGTCGCTACCTTGCCTACCTGAAGACCCTTTATAATAGCGTACGTGACGCGCTGTTGGCGGGCCATACTTTGACGAAAATGCAGCAACAGCTACATTTTCCTGAATTCAGCCACCTGCCCATGTACCAGCAGTGGCGAGCGCAAAATATTGCCGGTGTGTACCGCACGCTGATAGAAGAGTCTTACTTTAATTTTCGCCCCGATGTGAGCGTTAAAGAGAACGAACATTAA